In Helianthus annuus cultivar XRQ/B chromosome 9, HanXRQr2.0-SUNRISE, whole genome shotgun sequence, the following are encoded in one genomic region:
- the LOC110908191 gene encoding uncharacterized protein LOC110908191 — MIHHRGFCHDVEALHYKVVALCAVLWLTTFGPCTMTGTQNLTGYDEYGSYKSGSSSGSEDVLVQVQSSVPNLNLENICRRSDLFCFPSTLSGFFSDFHSTDAANVSGFSGVKRDDTVVVGTTQPNRANFQLMNGSIVSCSLELKESVRDSDDENDTSSVFRIKSNRVNDFSSQSVQISHPLLDWGRKYLHFPSLAYLTVENRHKSSVLNVFESYCTNTQFYPCNYTEIKIRPGETASLCFVFLPKQLGLSSGHLILQTSSGGFLVRAQGFAVQPPYMLQSSIGSGSSPWVISLSNPSNEVLHLKEVSARMSISSGNVSYVVDGVCSMIDRAGSVEYSAKEWVDVKVGQLGQLGMAIRPQKTWTVGSNSNEPILEVEFPYRSQTNVYGSFCVQLLNNASRDNVDTIVFEAEYGGKSKSNDLETRLSISLDVLMPCDVNGTTVVSLLVENDGPDLLSVVKISTVGDNIESLQSKYVEGLILFPHTVTQVAMVTYTPNLHTNLDCKLVVHTNKSNDPELEIPCSHFAGLCSRSHSYAESRSRNVHVHQPSELKVSKAKETAESDESILGNWRSQGTKNGISVLDDHEVIFPVVLIGSHHTKWIKVVNPSDKPVAMQLLLNSGEIINECRESDEYLQTSSSYTLVLNSETAPSRYGFSIPHNALTEAYVHPHGQTVLGPVVFHPSSRCAWKSSALVRNNLSGVEWLSLRGSGGLVSLILHDGSDPVHTIELKHNYGQPYMKVFYAKNTGDLPVKVDKITISGTKCELDGFVVGSCKGFALQPGESRKIIVSYHAETCVETVLRDLELGMVGGILVVPVKVSLPKLTLTTCKRSLFWIKFKKVVLAALVSVLLIFMACSYMFSVIIRDGNLSETHSSDVCLKPDTINKVVVTSLSLSSPEASDLELKSTAVESPKPENLTVKTGKDKARRRKKKRSSGTGLTGYLDGLSSHSSNSTPSSPLSPVKCSTPKRSPQLSPSQYVRARSPFSNGGSSTVVPVKDKPSTPPKTPTPFERAPGAERKAVKPEEKPGYNIWDYHLQLCDLGVFEVGSVMLPTIAKDNLVSFFEISPQELFTISGADIVSCKQND; from the exons ATGATTCATCATCG GGGCTTTTGCCATGATGTTGAAGCATTGCATTATAAGGTTGTTGCATTGTGTGCGGTTTTATGGCTTACAACGTTCGGGCCATGTACCATGACCGGGACCCAGAATCTAACGGGCTATGATGAGTATGGGTCATATAAAAGTGGGTCAAGTTCGGGTTCAGAAGATGTGTTGGTTCAGGTTCAAAGTTCGGTACCGAATCTAAATCTTGAGAACATATGTAGACGTTCGGACTTGTTCTGTTTTCCTTCGACGTTATCTGGTTTCTTTTCGGATTTTCATAGTACAGATGCAGCGAATGTTTCGGGTTTTTCTGGGGTTAAACGAGATGATACAGTAGTTGTAGGGACAACGCAACCAAACCGTGCTAATTTTCAGTTAATGAATGGGAGTATTGTTTCTTGCTCACTTGAATTAAAAGAGAGTGTTCGTGATAGTGATGACGAAAATGACACATCATCTGTTTTTAGGATCAAATCGAATCGTGTGAATGATTTTTCGTCACAAAGTGTACAAATTAGCCACCCGTTACTTGACTGGGGCCGAAAGTATTTACATTTTCCTTCATTAGCTTATCTGACAGTGGAAAACAGACATAAAAGTAGCGTTTTAAACGTTTTTGAGTCATACTGTACCAACACACAATTCTATCCTTGCAATTACACTGAAATCAAGATCAGGCCCGGTGAAACTGCGtctttgtgttttgtgtttttgcCAAAACAGTTAGGTTTGTCTTCAGGTCACTTAATATTGCAAACGAGCTCGGGTGGGTTTTTGGTGCGGGCTCAAGGGTTTGCGGTTCAACCTCCTTACATGTTACAATCGTCAATTGGTTCAGGTTCAAGCCCGTGGGTTATATCGCTATCCAATCCTTCTAACGAAGTTTTGCATTTGAAAGAAGTAAGTGCTAGGATGTCGATTTCTTCGGGGAACGTTTCTTATGTGGTTGATGGTGTTTGCAGCATGATTGATCGCGCCGGTTCTGTTGAATATAGTGCTAAAGAGTGGGTAGATGTTAAAGTTGGTCAACTTGGTCAACTGGGAATGGCAATAAGGCCACAAAAGACGTGGACTGTTGGCTCGAACAGCAATGAGCCGATTCTAGAGGTAGAGTTCCCGTATCGTTCTCAAACAAACGTGTATGGCTCTTTTTGCGTCCAACTACTGAATAACGCTTCAAGAGATAACGTGGATACGATAGTTTTCGAAGCCGAATATGGAGGGAAATCGAAATCTAATGATCTTGAAACTCGTCTTTCGATTTCACTCGATGTTTTAATGCCTTGTGATGTCAACGGAACTACCGTTGTTTCCCTCTTGGTGGAAAACGACGGTCCTGATTTACTGAGCGTGGTCAAAATTAGTACAGTTGGTGACAACATCGAGTCGTTACAGTCTAAATATGTCGAAGGGTTAATCTTGTTTCCTCATACCGTGACACAAGTGGCTATGGTTACTTATACTCCAAATCTGCATACGAATTTGGACTGCAAATTGGTTGTACATACGAATAAATCAAATGATCCCGAGCTTGAGATTCCTTGCAGTCATTTCGCCGGTCTTTGTTCACGGTCACATTCTTATGCAGAATCAAGATCCCGTAACGTTCATGTGCATCAACCGTCGGAACTCAAGGTATCGAAGGCGAAAGAAACGGCAGAATCTGATGAATCGATACTTGGAAACTGGAGATCTCAGGGGACGAAAAACGGTATTTCGGTACTCGATGATCACGAGGTTATATTCCCGGTGGTTCTCATTGGCAGTCATCACACTAAATGGATCAAAGTCGTAAACCCGAGTGACAAACCCGTTGCTATGCAGCTGCTTTTAAATTCCGGAGAAATTATTAACGAATGCCGAGAATCAGATGAATATTTGCAGACATCTTCATCTTACACTTTGGTTCTTAATAGTGAAACGGCCCCTTCGCGATACGGTTTTTCAATACCACACAATGCGTTAACAGAAGCCTATGTTCACCCTCACGGACAGACAGTTCTTGGGCCGGTTGTGTTTCACCCATCGAGCCGGTGTGCGTGGAAAAGCTCGGCTCTTGTTAGAAACAATCTCTCGGGTGTCGAATGGTTATCGTTGCGTGGATCTGGAGGTTTGGTTTCGTTGATTTTACATGATGGATCGGATCCGGTTCATACCATCGAGCTCAAGCACAACTATGGTCAACCGTATATGAAAGTTTTTTATGCGAAGAACACCGGAGATTTGCCCGTAAAAGTTGACAAAATTACAATCTCGGGCACGAAGTGCGAACTGGATGGGTTTGTGGTGGGTAGTTGTAAAGGCTTTGCGTTACAGCCAGGGGAATCACGAAAGATTATAGTATCGTATCATGCGGAAACTTGTGTGGAAACGGTACTTCGGGATCTTGAACTGGGTATGGTTGGTGGCATATTGGTTGTACCCGTGAAAGTCAGTCTTCCGAAACTAACACTTACGACATGCAAACGATCGCTTTTTTGGATAAAGTTCAAGAAGGTTGTCCTTGCGGCTCTTGTTTCCGTACTTCTAATTTTCATGGCGTGTTCGTATATGTTTTCGGTCATTATCAGAGATGGAAACTTGTCCGAAACACATTCTTCAGATGTTTGTTTAAAACCGGATACGATAAACAAAGTGGTGGTAACATCGTTGTCATTGTCGTCACCAGAAGCATCCGATCTGGAGTTGAAGTCTACGGCGGTTGAGTCACCGAAACCTGAGAATCTTACAGTTAAAACGGGAAAAGACAAAGCGAGACGTAGAAAGAAGAAAAGGAGTTCGGGTACGGGGTTAACGGGCTATTTAGATGGGCTGAGTAGCCATAGCAGCAACTCGACACCTTCATCCCCATTATCTCCAGTCAAATGTTCCACACCGAAAAGATCTCCTCAGTTATCTCCCAGTCAATACGTTCGGGCTAGAAGCCCGTTTAGTAATGGTGGCTCTAGTACGGTTGTTCCCGTTAAAGACAAGCCTTCCACCCCACCCAAAACCCCCACCCCGTTCGAACGGGCTCCTGGGGCCGAAAGGAAAGCGGTTAAACCCGAAGAAAAACCAGGGTATAATATATGGGATTACCACCTTCAGCTATGTGATTTGGGCGTTTTTGAGGTGGGCTCAGTTATGCTGCCCACCATTGCTAAAGATAACCTTGTTAGCTTTTTTGAAATCAGCCCACAAGAACTTTTTACAATATCTGGAGCAGATATTGTAAGTTGTAAACAAAATGATTAA
- the LOC110908193 gene encoding uncharacterized protein LOC110908193 produces the protein MEVPRCKSKAAGKPILNRRLTRTERKLALLEDVDKLKKKLRQEENVHRALERAFSRRLGTLPHLPPYLPPQTLELLAEVAVLEEEVVRLEEEVVSFRHGLYQEAVGLSSRININSDNNSLEPLEQSAKTGDGSVEMASESSKLSQQKVPLNSLSRSASSRLSYSNRIGTDVLNRVVEIKPADLKKSDSVISDDGVLGKENRSSANSNSKVKSSPERVPEEMQSLVRKPQIKFETAGKCSPPKPQNRLADQEKAQESCSSSSSGDRIVEAESECNKISENVLKCLIGIFLRLSKLKAKTMDAEAFSNLMSVDLTGGDQGPAFRDPYGVCLKSKRRDIGPYKDLFAIEAGSIDFKKKMNASLLIRRLKLLLEKLASVNLEGLTHQQKLAFWINTYNICMMNAYLEHGIPESPEMMPTLMQKATINAGGYLLNAISIEHFILRLPNRLKLSCPQSPEQNETEIRGKFGLEWSEPFVTFALCNGSWSSPAVRVYTSAQVESELAIAKRDYLQAACGITKTNKLLIPNVLDRYLLDFGKDLEALTDWVCLQLPGELRKHAVTCLEKRKREPISKQVQIMSYDYRFRYLIQR, from the exons ATGGAAGTTCCAAGATGCAAATCAAAAGCTGCAGGAAAACCTATTCTTAATCGAAGACTTACTAGAACTGAAAGAAAACTCGCCCTGCTTGAAGAT GTGGATAAGTTGAAGAAGAAGCTGAGACAAGAAGAGAATGTACACAGAGCACTTGAAAGAGCTTTCAGTAGACGTTTAGGAACTTTACCTCATCTTCCTCCTTATCTGCCTCCACAG ACTTTGGAGCTGTTAGCTGAAGTAGCTGTTCTGGAAGAAGAAGTTGTACGGTTAGAGGAAGAAGTTGTTAGCTTTAGGCATGGTTTGTATCAAGAAGCTGTTGGTTTATCATCCCGAATCAATATTAATTCGGATAATAACTCATTAGAACCATTAGAACAGTCTGCGAAAACCGGTGATGGATCAGTTGAAATGGCTTCAGAATCATCGAAATTATCACAACAGAAAGTACCGCTGAATTCGCTCTCAAGAAGTGCGTCGAGTAGATTATCCTATTCTAATCGAATCGGGACTGATGTTTTGAATAGGGTGGTTGAGATAAAGCCTGCGGATTTGAAGAAATCGGATTCGGTCATTAGTGATGATGGTGTTTTAGGTAAAGAAAACCGGTCATCTGCTAATTCTAATAGCAAAGTTAAGAGTTCACCTGAAAGGGTACCCGAGGAAATGCAAAGTTTAGTGAGAAAACCTCAAATCAAATTTGAAACTGCTGGAAAATGCAGTCCTCCTAAACCACAG AACAGGTTAGCGGACCAAGAAAAGGCTCAAGAAAGCTGTTCGAGTTCATCTTCTGGAGACAGAATTGTGGAAGCTGAAAGTGAATGCAACAAGATATCTGAAAACGTGTTAAAATGCTTGATTGGAATATTTTTAAGATTAAGCAAACTGAAGGCAAAAACCATGGATGCAGAGGCGTTCTCCAATTTAATGTCGGTGGATCTAACCGGTGGTGATCAAGGGCCTGCTTTCAGGGATCCTTATGGTGTCTGTTTGAAATCAAAGAGGAGAGATATTGGCCCTTATAAGGATCTTTTTGCAATTGAAGCTGGTTCAattgattttaaaaagaaaatgaatgCATCCCTCTTGATCCGCAGACTCAA GCTCCTCCTTGAGAAGCTTGCCTCTGTCAACTTAGAGGGTTTGACACATCAGCAAAAACTCGCGTTTTGGATAAACACTTACAATATTTGTATGATGAAT GCATATTTAGAGCATGGAATACCCGAGAGTCCTGAAATGATGCCAACACTAATGCAAAAG GCAACAATAAATGCAGGCGGGTATTTGCTAAACGCGATATCCATCGAGCATTTCATCCTGAGGCTTCCTAATCGCTTAAAACTT TCATGTCCACAATCTCCTGAGCAAAATGAAACTGAAATTCGTGGCAAATTTGGGTTGGAGTGGTCTGAACCGTTCGTCACATTTGCTTTATGCAACGGCAGCTGGTCTTCTCCTGCg GTGAGAGTGTACACGTCAGCGCAAGTGGAGAGCGAGTTAGCAATAGCAAAGAGAGATTACCTTCAAGCAGCGTGCGGGATAACAAAAACCAACAAACTATTAATACCAAACGTGTTAGATCGGTATTTGCTAGATTTTGGAAAGGATCTGGAAGCTTTAACGGATTGGGTTTGCCTTCAACTACCCGGTGAATTAAGGAAACACGCGGTTACATGCCTTGAGAAACGAAAAAGAGAGCCAATTTCTAAACAAGTTCAAATCATGTCTTATGATTACAGGTTCAGATACCTCATACAAAGATAA